TCCGGTTCATGTGCTCGAACGTTGAGATCCAAAACTTGCAGCCATGTAGGAGTCTCCGGTATTTGCTCAATACTGTGAGCGTGATCGAGTTACTGATCAAGTGAAGCCGCTATGGCGCAGCCGTTCATCCAGAAATCTGCATTGGTCATCGGTTAAGGATTTTATGTAAATATATTAAATTTGACAAATTGAGATCTCCCCATAGTGAAGAGTTTGATTCAAATCGACCGCCTGTGGACTTGAGTCCTGATAGCAGTACTGAGGCGAGATAAGACTATTAAGTCCAAAGCTCTTATCCATCTGATAACTTGACCCAAAGAGGCACCAGTCACGCTATGCGTTCCTTCCGAGGGTATGAGTGCATTCAGCAACCGGCCCGCATGTCCTTCAAGTTGCTGAATACATAAGAGCGAAGTCCAATTCTACACATGTCGATCTTAACCGATGACGCATGCAGAAATCTGCGAAGAGGGCAGCTTACCTCAACGTATCGAGCATGTTCATTTTCCACGCGCCAGGATAAAACGAGGGTAAAAACGCAAGCTGCAGAGCAACGCACGCAATTATAGGAAAGCAGGCAGAAGATCCCTCCCATTCAGGGGAAGGGACGAAGTCACACGGAATTGAGAACAGATCAGCTGCTGGAGGAGAGCGTATCCAGCTCTCTGGAGACCCTCTCAATCCTCTCCCGCAGCTTCTCCCTGACCGCCTCTATCGCAAGATCCGCAAACCCTGTATCCTTGACAGCGGTTTCGAAGTCGCTTATGGCCTCCTCATAGGACTTTATGTAAACATACATCATGGCGAGGTAAACGCTGCTGGTTTTGTTTATATCCATACCACCACTGGCTCCTGTATGCCTTTAGGCTCTTATTCAGAGAGCCGTCCCGCAGGTTGCAGATCCATGTACATATAGACGATTCATCTAAATGCTATTGTACAGATAAGCACCGGAACGTGGCGACGCCGGAAAATCAACATAAATGGATGCTTTACAGTGGCATGTCATCTGGATGATCAGCCAGAATGAAATGTCTGAGGAACCAACGCAATCGACTCCATCCCGATGCCATAAGGCCACGGGCTTGAATGAGTGCTCGAATCACTGAATACAGAAACCAGCGATCGCCATCGACACTTAGCGACTCTGCGAGGTCACATGCATACGTCCACACAAGCTTTCATCGGGCCGCCTCATAAAGGAGACTGCCTCTCCTTCCTCACCTTCACGATCTCCATTTCATCAGCGAGTTCCACTGCGATCTCCCTAAGACCCAGCTCCCTCTCGATTCCCAGGATCTCATCGAGCTTTGCCTTCGTCACAGGCTTCCTCGGAGCTGCACGGCACTGCTTAGATCCTGTGGAGACATCGTACGTGCCGATCCTGCGCGCCAGATCCATGATCTCAGTCTTGTCCATCGCGATCAGCGGATGGTACAGCGGCGCCTCGATCCCGACCTGCTCTGCCATGATGTTCTCAGGGGTCTGGGATGCCACCTGTCCAAGAGAATATCCGGTCACGATGCCGTTTGCTCTCAGCCGCTTCATCACGACAGAGGAGACGTGGTACATCAGCCTTCTGCACAGAACGCAGGTCTCCCGGGGATATCTGGATGAGATGAGCTCGATCGCACGTGCGTTGCGCACGATCATCAGATCCAGATGCCTTCCGGACATCCAGCTCTGAAGTATCTCAGCCTGCCTGATCACCTGCTCCCTGGAGTCAGCGTATGGCGAAGCATCAAAGTGGAGAAGCGAGACTGGAGATCCGCGACGCATGATCAGCCATGCCGCCACTGGAGAGTCGATGCCGCCGGAGATCAGCGCGAGCATCCTGGACTGCGACCCGAGGGGAAGACCCCCCACGCCACGCATGATCTCGGTGAAGACCAGCACCCTGTCCTGGCGGGCCTCGACGAATATCTCCAGATCGGGGTTCTTGAGATCAACATCTGCCCCTGTGGCACGCTGAACCGCAGCTCCGACCTCCACCGCTATCCTCTCGCTGGATATGTCACCTCCGGCCCGCCTCGCCCGTATGGCGAAGCTCTTCGGCGAGCGCATCATGGCGATGCTCACCGCAAGCTCGGAGATCTCAGCTATCCCTGGCCTGACACTGTAGGCAGGGCTTACCGAGACAACACCAAAAACTCTGGAGATCGTGGAGGGGGCTCTCTCATCTGAGGTGTGGACGTATATCCTCCCGCCCTCTCCTGTCATCCTGAAATCTATACCGGCCGCGCGAAGATCGTGGGATATGTTCGCTCTCAGAAGCCTCTCCCAGCTCGACCTGGTCCAGCTGTCCTTGAGAGCGACCTCTCCATACCGAACCAGAACAAGTTGAGGTTTATCTGGTGGATGCAGCCTTCTCAGACCTCTTCATCCATCTGCGCCTGGAACCGCTGGATGTGTACTTGTGAAGGGGTCCCGGCTTCTTGTAGGATACTTCTGAGCTCGGTACCATGCGGACCTGTCCCTTTCGGCCCTTTATCTTCTGCCAGACTACACTTCCTGTTTTTCCCATGGTCACCGAGGTAGCCATGGCCTGAATTAAAAACCTTTCG
The sequence above is drawn from the Methanothrix sp. genome and encodes:
- the thiI gene encoding tRNA uracil 4-sulfurtransferase ThiI; its protein translation is MHPPDKPQLVLVRYGEVALKDSWTRSSWERLLRANISHDLRAAGIDFRMTGEGGRIYVHTSDERAPSTISRVFGVVSVSPAYSVRPGIAEISELAVSIAMMRSPKSFAIRARRAGGDISSERIAVEVGAAVQRATGADVDLKNPDLEIFVEARQDRVLVFTEIMRGVGGLPLGSQSRMLALISGGIDSPVAAWLIMRRGSPVSLLHFDASPYADSREQVIRQAEILQSWMSGRHLDLMIVRNARAIELISSRYPRETCVLCRRLMYHVSSVVMKRLRANGIVTGYSLGQVASQTPENIMAEQVGIEAPLYHPLIAMDKTEIMDLARRIGTYDVSTGSKQCRAAPRKPVTKAKLDEILGIERELGLREIAVELADEMEIVKVRKERQSPL
- a CDS encoding DUF5350 domain-containing protein; this encodes MATSVTMGKTGSVVWQKIKGRKGQVRMVPSSEVSYKKPGPLHKYTSSGSRRRWMKRSEKAASTR